The Sagittula sp. P11 genome window below encodes:
- the lnt gene encoding apolipoprotein N-acyltransferase, whose product MPELTAPARAFVLRGWARLPLALACGALMGLSAAPYDLWYVGFLGLVGAFALFRVAPRGLRAVGTGWMVGLGYFGLSMSWIVEPFMVDAATTGWMAPFGLLGLAGGLALFWALAFWGAGHAKHRALPALVVTWTAAELARAYVLTGFPWGLVGYLWLPVPPVQWVSLVGPHGLTFLTFATAALFAAEAPRRDMRLLPPVLGVTALLALFGGGQALIPPLQDLDGRPIVRLVQPNAPQHLKWQRDMVPVYYRRQVDFTAAPMKDGDSRPDLVIWPETALPTLLHRSANELGEISHAAGAAQVVVGLQRENLGNWYNSLVLMGPEGDVRQVYDKYHLVPFGEYMPAKAVFARWNIAGLAARAEGGYSAGPGPELLNLGPLGVALPLICYEAVFPQDVHRAPARPDMLMQITNDAWFGAFSGPYQHLEQARIRAIEQGLPMLRAANTGVSAVIDGAGRVLAALPLNEAGYIDAPLPPPLRVTLYSRTGDLPVLIMLFLFAGLLLRHHRIALRREND is encoded by the coding sequence ATGCCTGAACTGACGGCGCCCGCGCGGGCATTTGTGCTGCGCGGGTGGGCGCGTCTGCCGCTGGCCCTGGCCTGCGGCGCGCTCATGGGCCTGTCGGCTGCACCCTACGATCTCTGGTACGTGGGTTTCCTCGGGCTCGTGGGGGCCTTTGCGCTGTTCCGCGTGGCGCCGCGTGGCCTGCGGGCGGTGGGCACCGGCTGGATGGTCGGACTGGGCTACTTCGGCCTCTCGATGAGCTGGATCGTCGAGCCCTTCATGGTCGATGCCGCCACGACCGGCTGGATGGCCCCCTTCGGGCTGCTGGGCCTTGCGGGCGGGCTGGCCCTGTTCTGGGCGCTTGCATTCTGGGGCGCGGGACATGCGAAACACCGCGCCCTGCCGGCACTGGTGGTCACATGGACAGCGGCGGAGCTGGCGCGGGCCTACGTCCTGACCGGCTTTCCCTGGGGGCTGGTGGGCTATCTCTGGCTGCCGGTACCGCCGGTGCAGTGGGTGTCGCTGGTCGGGCCGCACGGGCTCACCTTCCTGACCTTTGCCACTGCAGCCCTTTTCGCGGCAGAGGCGCCTCGGCGCGACATGCGGCTGTTGCCGCCCGTACTCGGGGTGACGGCGCTTCTGGCGCTCTTCGGCGGGGGGCAGGCGCTGATCCCGCCGCTGCAGGACCTCGACGGCCGTCCCATCGTGCGCCTTGTCCAGCCAAACGCGCCGCAGCACCTGAAGTGGCAGCGCGACATGGTGCCGGTCTATTATCGCCGCCAGGTCGACTTTACCGCCGCCCCGATGAAGGACGGCGACAGCAGGCCCGACCTTGTGATCTGGCCGGAGACGGCGCTGCCCACGCTGCTGCACCGCTCCGCCAACGAACTGGGCGAGATCAGCCATGCGGCGGGTGCGGCGCAGGTGGTCGTGGGGCTGCAGCGCGAGAACCTCGGCAACTGGTACAACTCGCTTGTCCTGATGGGGCCGGAGGGCGACGTGCGGCAGGTCTACGACAAGTATCACCTCGTGCCGTTCGGAGAGTACATGCCCGCCAAGGCGGTCTTTGCCCGCTGGAACATCGCCGGGCTGGCGGCGCGGGCAGAGGGCGGCTACAGCGCTGGACCGGGGCCGGAGCTTCTGAACCTCGGGCCGCTTGGGGTCGCGCTGCCGCTGATCTGCTACGAGGCGGTCTTTCCGCAGGACGTGCACCGCGCGCCGGCGCGGCCCGACATGCTGATGCAGATCACCAACGACGCGTGGTTCGGCGCCTTCTCCGGTCCTTACCAGCATCTCGAACAGGCGCGCATCCGTGCGATCGAACAGGGGCTGCCGATGCTTCGGGCGGCGAACACCGGCGTCTCGGCGGTGATCGACGGTGCAGGCCGCGTGCTGGCTGCGCTGCCGCTGAACGAGGCGGGCTACATCGACGCGCCGCTGCCGCCGCCGCTGCGCGTCACGCTTTACAGCCGGACGGGGGACCTGCCGGTACTGATCATGCTGTTCCTCTTCGCGGGCCTCCTGCTGCGACACCATCGCATCGCATTGCGCAGAGAAAACGATTGA
- the metK gene encoding methionine adenosyltransferase, whose amino-acid sequence MSRQSYVFTSESVSEGHPDKVCDRISDAVLDAFIAEDPLARVACETFATTNRVVIGGEVGLTDQAKLAEYMGRIDEIARACIKDIGYEQEKFHHETVEITNVLHEQSAHIAQGVTGGGNRDEGAGDQGIMFGYATNETDALMPAPILYSHAILKRLAEVRKDGTEPTLRPDAKSQLTVRYEGGKPVGVSSIVLSTQHESESQTSDDIRAIVEPYIREILPDGWISEDTEWWVNPTGTFVIGGPDGDAGLTGRKIIVDTYGGAAPHGGGAFSGKDPTKVDRSAAYAARYLAKNVVAAGMAERCTVQLSYAIGVARPLSIYVDAHGTGEIDAAAIERAIPKVMDLTPRGIRTHLDLNKPIYARTAAYGHFGRAPEPDGGFSWERTDLAEALAKAV is encoded by the coding sequence ATGTCCCGACAGAGTTACGTTTTCACCTCCGAGTCCGTCTCGGAAGGGCATCCCGACAAGGTCTGCGACCGGATCTCGGACGCCGTCCTCGACGCCTTCATCGCCGAGGATCCGCTGGCGCGTGTCGCCTGCGAGACCTTCGCCACCACAAACCGTGTCGTCATCGGCGGAGAGGTCGGCCTGACCGATCAGGCCAAGCTGGCGGAGTACATGGGCCGCATCGACGAGATCGCCCGCGCCTGCATCAAGGACATCGGCTACGAGCAGGAGAAGTTCCACCACGAGACGGTGGAGATCACCAACGTCCTGCATGAACAGTCCGCGCATATCGCGCAGGGTGTGACCGGTGGCGGCAACCGCGACGAGGGGGCCGGCGACCAGGGCATCATGTTCGGCTACGCCACCAACGAGACCGATGCGCTGATGCCGGCGCCGATCCTCTACAGCCATGCGATCCTCAAGCGGCTGGCCGAGGTGCGCAAGGACGGCACGGAACCGACCCTGCGCCCCGACGCGAAGTCCCAGCTTACGGTCCGCTACGAGGGCGGCAAGCCGGTGGGCGTGAGCTCCATCGTGCTGTCGACCCAGCACGAGAGCGAGAGCCAGACCTCCGACGACATCCGTGCCATCGTGGAGCCCTACATCCGCGAGATCCTGCCCGACGGCTGGATTTCGGAAGACACCGAATGGTGGGTGAACCCGACCGGCACCTTCGTGATCGGCGGGCCGGACGGCGATGCGGGCCTGACCGGCCGCAAGATCATCGTCGACACCTACGGCGGGGCGGCCCCGCACGGCGGCGGCGCGTTCTCCGGCAAGGACCCGACTAAGGTGGACCGCTCGGCGGCCTATGCCGCGCGCTACCTTGCCAAGAACGTGGTGGCTGCGGGCATGGCGGAACGCTGCACCGTGCAGTTGTCCTATGCCATCGGCGTGGCCCGGCCGCTGTCGATCTACGTGGACGCCCATGGCACCGGCGAAATCGACGCCGCCGCGATCGAGCGGGCGATCCCCAAGGTGATGGACCTGACCCCGCGCGGCATCCGCACGCATCTGGACCTGAACAAGCCGATCTACGCGCGCACCGCGGCCTACGGCCACTTCGGCCGCGCACCGGAACCGGACGGCGGCTTCTCGTGGGAGCGGACCGACCTGGCGGAGGCGCTGGCAAAGGCCGTGTGA
- a CDS encoding d(CMP) kinase: MIFTIAIDGPAAAGKGTIARAVAAHFGFAHLDTGLLYRAVGRHLLNGEDPVAAARALDPAELDEGALRTPEVAQAASQVAVLPEVRAALVDFQRGFARREGGAVLDGRDIGTVICPTAEAKLFVTASAEVRAQRRFRELVEKGLDVDYDTVLADVRARDARDMSRAEAPLVAAGDATVVDTSEMAIADAVAAAIAAVEARR; this comes from the coding sequence ATGATCTTTACCATCGCCATCGACGGGCCTGCTGCGGCGGGCAAGGGCACCATCGCGCGGGCGGTGGCGGCGCACTTCGGCTTTGCGCATCTCGACACCGGGCTGCTGTATCGCGCGGTCGGACGGCACCTGCTGAACGGCGAGGACCCGGTTGCCGCGGCCCGGGCACTGGACCCTGCCGAGCTGGACGAGGGCGCGTTGCGCACGCCGGAGGTGGCGCAGGCGGCCTCCCAGGTGGCGGTGCTGCCGGAGGTGCGCGCCGCGCTGGTCGACTTCCAGCGCGGCTTTGCCCGGCGCGAGGGCGGCGCGGTCCTCGACGGGCGCGACATCGGTACGGTGATCTGCCCGACGGCGGAGGCCAAGCTGTTCGTTACCGCCAGCGCCGAGGTCCGGGCGCAGCGCCGCTTCCGCGAGCTGGTGGAGAAGGGGCTGGATGTGGACTACGACACGGTGCTGGCGGACGTGCGTGCGCGCGATGCGCGTGACATGAGCCGCGCCGAGGCGCCGCTTGTGGCGGCGGGGGATGCGACGGTGGTCGACACCTCGGAGATGGCGATCGCGGATGCGGTTGCGGCGGCCATCGCGGCGGTCGAGGCCCGCCGCTGA
- a CDS encoding LacI family DNA-binding transcriptional regulator, with product MTVSRVLRNRGDVSQATREKVLEAAKALGYVPNKIAGALASQRVNLVAVIIPSLRNMVFPEVMSGISRVLENTELQPVVGVTDYLPEKEERVLYEMLSWRPSGVIIAGLEHSEASEAMLKASGIPVVEIMDTDGDPIDCAVGISHRRAGREMARAILKQGYQKIGFMGTKMPLDHRARKRFEGFTTALAKEGVEIAEHEFYSGGSALKKGREMTKAMLEREPELDFLYYSNDMIAAGGLMHLLDAGIDIPGRVGLAGFNGVELLDGLPRQLATMDACRTEIGTRAAEIIAERVSNPAAEVERLIELTPTINYGDTLKRR from the coding sequence ATGACGGTCAGCCGCGTGCTCAGGAACCGGGGCGATGTCAGCCAGGCCACGCGGGAAAAGGTGCTCGAAGCGGCCAAGGCGCTGGGGTACGTGCCCAACAAGATCGCCGGGGCGCTGGCCTCCCAGCGGGTGAACCTGGTCGCGGTCATCATCCCCTCGTTGCGCAACATGGTCTTCCCCGAGGTGATGTCCGGCATCTCCCGCGTGCTGGAGAACACCGAGCTGCAACCGGTGGTCGGCGTGACCGACTACCTGCCGGAAAAGGAAGAGCGCGTCCTCTACGAGATGCTTTCCTGGCGGCCCTCCGGCGTCATCATCGCGGGCCTCGAACATTCCGAGGCCTCCGAGGCCATGCTCAAGGCCTCCGGCATCCCGGTGGTCGAGATCATGGACACCGACGGCGACCCGATCGACTGCGCCGTGGGCATCAGCCACCGCCGCGCCGGTCGCGAGATGGCCCGCGCCATCCTCAAGCAAGGCTACCAGAAGATCGGGTTCATGGGCACGAAGATGCCGCTCGACCACCGCGCCCGGAAACGGTTCGAGGGCTTCACCACCGCGCTCGCCAAGGAAGGCGTGGAAATCGCGGAACACGAATTCTACTCGGGCGGTTCCGCACTGAAGAAGGGCCGCGAAATGACCAAGGCCATGCTTGAGCGTGAGCCCGAACTCGATTTCCTCTACTACTCCAACGACATGATCGCGGCCGGCGGGCTGATGCACCTGCTCGACGCCGGGATCGACATTCCCGGCCGCGTGGGCCTTGCCGGCTTCAACGGGGTGGAACTGCTCGACGGGCTGCCGCGCCAGCTTGCCACGATGGACGCCTGCCGGACGGAAATCGGCACCCGCGCCGCCGAGATCATCGCCGAACGCGTTTCCAACCCGGCGGCCGAGGTGGAGCGCCTGATCGAACTGACGCCCACGATCAACTACGGCGACACGCTCAAACGGCGCTGA
- a CDS encoding hemolysin family protein, whose translation MGDNDDSSKAAHGALRQFEDEEGQDAARPGFLRRLFGRTTETDMEDDFKGDDTVGPREAPVHGMINLRRMRVEDVAIPKADIVAVPNTITRDDLVKVFRESGMTRVPVYEGTLDTPVGMAHLKDFALAYGFNGAGARFNLKRMLRPLLFVPPSMPIGVLLTKMQTERRHMALVIDEYGGVDGLVTIEDLIEQVIGEIEDEHDTDDDQSWVKERPGCYLALAKTPLEEFEAELGFDLTEHEDIDEEEIDTLGGLVFMLAGRVPARGEVVRHPAGLDLEVVDADPRRIKRLRVRLPGAQRAASQTQVPATPAGTSKAGHA comes from the coding sequence ATGGGCGACAACGACGACTCGTCTAAGGCGGCGCATGGCGCGCTGAGACAATTTGAGGATGAAGAGGGACAGGATGCGGCGAGGCCGGGATTCCTGAGACGCCTCTTCGGTCGGACCACGGAAACCGACATGGAAGACGACTTCAAGGGCGACGACACCGTCGGCCCGCGCGAAGCACCCGTGCACGGCATGATCAACCTGCGGCGCATGCGGGTCGAGGATGTGGCCATTCCCAAGGCCGACATCGTGGCGGTGCCGAACACCATCACCCGGGACGACCTGGTGAAGGTCTTCCGCGAAAGCGGGATGACCCGGGTGCCGGTCTACGAGGGCACGCTCGACACCCCGGTGGGCATGGCGCACCTGAAGGACTTTGCGCTGGCCTACGGGTTCAACGGCGCGGGCGCCCGCTTCAACCTGAAACGCATGTTGCGACCGCTGCTCTTCGTGCCGCCGTCGATGCCGATCGGCGTGCTTCTGACGAAGATGCAGACGGAACGGCGGCACATGGCGCTGGTGATCGACGAATACGGCGGCGTCGACGGGCTGGTGACGATCGAGGACCTGATCGAACAGGTCATCGGCGAGATCGAGGACGAGCACGACACCGACGACGACCAGTCGTGGGTGAAGGAGCGTCCGGGCTGCTACCTTGCGTTGGCCAAGACCCCGCTGGAGGAATTCGAGGCGGAACTGGGCTTCGACCTGACCGAACACGAAGACATCGACGAGGAAGAAATCGATACGCTGGGTGGCCTCGTGTTCATGCTGGCTGGCCGCGTGCCGGCCCGCGGTGAGGTGGTGCGCCATCCCGCCGGTCTCGACCTCGAGGTGGTGGATGCCGATCCGCGCCGCATCAAGCGGCTACGGGTGCGTCTGCCCGGCGCGCAGCGCGCCGCCAGCCAGACACAGGTCCCCGCCACCCCGGCGGGTACATCGAAGGCGGGCCATGCCTGA
- the ybeY gene encoding rRNA maturation RNase YbeY translates to MLTDTIIEDDRWEAAGLGALAEEAAQATLALLGLVADDYEIAVMGCSDGRIAILNADFRGRPAPTNVLSWPTQELGSPEVGGEPFLPHLDDDFEEMGEPHHLGDLALAWETCEREAAEQGKSMADHVTHLLVHGVLHLVGYDHIRDADATLMEGLEREILGNLGIADPYREINGPNGS, encoded by the coding sequence ATGCTGACCGATACGATCATCGAGGACGACCGCTGGGAAGCGGCGGGGCTCGGGGCGCTGGCAGAGGAGGCCGCGCAGGCGACCCTCGCACTGCTCGGCCTCGTGGCCGACGACTACGAGATCGCGGTGATGGGCTGCAGCGACGGCCGCATCGCCATCCTCAACGCCGATTTCCGCGGCCGCCCGGCGCCCACCAACGTGCTGAGCTGGCCGACGCAGGAACTCGGCTCGCCCGAAGTGGGCGGTGAGCCTTTCCTGCCGCACCTCGACGACGACTTCGAGGAGATGGGCGAACCGCATCATCTGGGCGATCTGGCGCTCGCATGGGAGACCTGTGAGCGGGAAGCTGCCGAACAGGGCAAGTCCATGGCGGACCACGTGACGCATTTGCTTGTTCACGGGGTGTTACATCTTGTGGGCTACGACCATATCCGTGATGCGGATGCCACGTTGATGGAAGGGTTGGAGCGCGAGATACTTGGCAATCTCGGTATCGCTGACCCATATAGGGAGATTAATGGGCCCAATGGCTCGTGA
- a CDS encoding helix-turn-helix domain-containing protein: MRQRLADPITVADVAREAGTSVSGLKRLLRAKLDTTPAAYLSTLRINEAERLLEEGRLPIAEIAMVTGYSDQSALNRAVRRERGTTPARIRKTPIAKD; the protein is encoded by the coding sequence ATGCGTCAGCGCCTTGCGGACCCGATCACCGTCGCAGACGTCGCTCGGGAGGCAGGGACCAGTGTCAGCGGTCTCAAGCGGCTTCTGCGCGCAAAGCTGGACACGACTCCGGCAGCGTATCTCTCGACGCTGAGGATCAATGAAGCAGAACGTTTGCTGGAGGAAGGAAGACTGCCGATTGCCGAAATCGCGATGGTCACCGGCTACTCCGACCAGAGCGCGCTCAACCGTGCGGTTCGGCGCGAACGTGGCACGACGCCGGCCAGAATCCGCAAGACGCCGATCGCCAAAGACTGA
- a CDS encoding tRNA (guanosine(46)-N(7))-methyltransferase TrmB, whose product MTTSNKHPDAPWRNFYGRVRGKTLRPSQVEYIEEDLGALSPGPVDWDVNPERTPLDLKARFGDRPVWLEIGFGGGEHLVHQAVTYPDVAIIGCEPFMNAVAMLLGKLREAGCENVSVHPGDVRNLFDVLPAASLDKAFLLYPDPWPKKKHHRRRFVTQEHLAPLHRALKPGAEFRVATDIPDYVRQALVEVPKAGFAWEAEAPEDWRRPWSDWHSTRYEQKALREGRVPHYLTFRKL is encoded by the coding sequence ATGACCACGTCGAACAAACATCCCGATGCGCCCTGGCGCAACTTCTATGGCCGTGTGCGGGGCAAGACCCTGCGCCCGAGCCAGGTGGAATACATCGAGGAAGACCTGGGCGCCCTGTCGCCGGGACCGGTCGACTGGGACGTGAACCCTGAGCGCACCCCACTGGATCTGAAGGCGCGGTTTGGCGACCGGCCCGTCTGGCTGGAGATCGGCTTTGGCGGCGGCGAGCACCTCGTCCATCAGGCGGTGACCTACCCGGACGTGGCGATCATCGGCTGCGAGCCGTTCATGAACGCCGTCGCGATGCTGCTGGGCAAGCTGCGGGAGGCGGGTTGCGAGAACGTTTCGGTCCACCCGGGCGACGTGCGCAACCTTTTCGACGTGCTGCCGGCGGCCTCGCTGGACAAGGCGTTCCTGCTGTACCCCGATCCCTGGCCGAAGAAGAAGCACCACCGCCGGCGGTTCGTGACGCAAGAGCATCTGGCGCCCCTGCACCGCGCCCTGAAGCCGGGCGCGGAGTTCCGCGTGGCGACCGACATCCCCGATTACGTCCGGCAGGCGCTGGTCGAGGTCCCGAAGGCCGGGTTCGCGTGGGAGGCCGAGGCGCCGGAGGACTGGCGCCGTCCGTGGTCCGACTGGCATTCCACCCGGTACGAGCAGAAGGCCCTGCGCGAGGGCCGGGTGCCGCACTACCTGACGTTCCGCAAGCTGTAA
- a CDS encoding DMT family transporter, producing MAHHSQTAATLVGLVAIGFSASLALLSTRGDGIPPFQLLAMNAAIAFVAGLLFLGARGKGAWRVLKQPLRPWIMAVLAIFTYHAAYFYAVSSIPPARASLIAYLWPLLIVVFASLASGGGGVRWGHGLGALLGLAGVFVMFADKSATVEAVGPASGYVAAFACALIWSGYSVLNRRYSGVPSEMLIGVCGAVAVLSALSHLVFETSVSPTPGQWWAIVLLGIGPIGLTFLSWDHATKHGNIALLGVISFSTPILSTGLLVLAGEASASIYLGLAAALVVTGAMAASRAGKDLRSQRRANSRYS from the coding sequence ATGGCGCACCATTCTCAAACAGCGGCGACACTTGTCGGCCTTGTCGCCATAGGGTTTTCTGCGTCGCTGGCCTTGCTCTCGACACGGGGCGACGGCATTCCGCCGTTCCAGTTGCTTGCGATGAACGCAGCCATAGCCTTTGTTGCCGGTCTCCTTTTCCTGGGAGCGCGGGGAAAAGGCGCGTGGCGCGTCCTGAAACAACCGTTGCGCCCCTGGATCATGGCTGTGCTGGCGATCTTCACCTATCATGCCGCCTATTTCTACGCCGTGTCGAGCATACCACCCGCGCGCGCCAGCCTGATCGCCTACCTCTGGCCGCTGCTGATCGTGGTTTTTGCCTCTCTTGCCTCGGGCGGCGGCGGGGTGCGGTGGGGCCACGGTCTCGGTGCGCTGCTGGGCCTTGCGGGTGTCTTCGTCATGTTCGCAGATAAATCCGCGACGGTGGAGGCCGTCGGCCCAGCCTCTGGATACGTGGCGGCGTTCGCCTGCGCCCTGATCTGGTCCGGCTACTCGGTGCTCAATCGCAGATATTCGGGGGTGCCCAGCGAGATGCTGATCGGCGTTTGCGGGGCCGTTGCGGTACTGTCCGCCCTGTCTCACCTGGTTTTCGAAACCAGCGTCAGCCCAACTCCCGGGCAATGGTGGGCAATTGTTCTCCTCGGTATTGGCCCCATCGGCTTGACCTTCCTGTCGTGGGACCACGCGACCAAACATGGAAACATCGCCCTGCTCGGCGTGATTTCCTTCTCGACCCCAATTCTTTCGACCGGCCTTCTGGTCCTGGCGGGAGAAGCATCTGCCTCCATTTACCTGGGTCTTGCCGCCGCGCTTGTCGTCACCGGTGCGATGGCCGCGAGCCGAGCCGGAAAAGACCTGCGTTCACAAAGAAGGGCCAATTCTCGATATTCTTGA
- the aroA gene encoding 3-phosphoshikimate 1-carboxyvinyltransferase, with the protein MSAHGEPIPMTSRRAGPLTGEAHVPGDKSISHRSLILGAMTVGETKVTGLLEGQDVLDTAKAMQAFGAQIEKIGETWHVHGVGVGGFLEPENVIDCGNSGTGVRLIMGAMATSPIVATFTGDASLNKRPMARVTDPLALFGARSYGRSGGRLPMTIVGAKEPMPVRYATPVPSAQVKSAVLLAGLNAPGETVVIEREATRDHSERMLAGFGATISTEDTGEGRVITLQGRPEFVPQDIVVPRDPSSAAFPVCAALIAEGSDVLVPNIGLNPTRAGLFFTLQEMGADLTFENMREEGGEPVADLRAKFSPDMKGIEVPAERAASMIDEYPVLSVVAAFAQGRTHMPGVKELRVKESDRIDAMARGLRAAGVQVDEGDDWWTVHGRGFGDVAGGVTAETFLDHRIAMSFLVMGLATNAPMSVDDGQPIATSFPIFEGLMAGLGARIERT; encoded by the coding sequence ATGTCCGCCCATGGTGAGCCCATTCCGATGACTTCCCGCCGCGCCGGTCCGCTGACCGGAGAGGCGCATGTGCCGGGGGACAAGTCGATCTCTCACCGCTCGCTGATCCTGGGCGCGATGACGGTGGGCGAGACGAAGGTCACGGGGCTCCTGGAAGGGCAGGACGTGCTGGACACGGCCAAGGCGATGCAGGCCTTCGGCGCGCAGATCGAGAAGATCGGCGAGACCTGGCATGTGCATGGCGTCGGCGTGGGCGGCTTTCTCGAGCCGGAGAACGTGATCGACTGCGGCAACTCCGGCACCGGCGTGCGGCTGATCATGGGGGCGATGGCGACCTCGCCCATCGTTGCGACCTTCACCGGCGACGCCTCGCTGAACAAGAGGCCGATGGCGCGGGTGACCGATCCGCTGGCGCTGTTCGGGGCGCGGTCCTACGGACGGTCCGGCGGGCGGCTGCCGATGACCATCGTCGGCGCAAAGGAACCCATGCCGGTGCGCTATGCCACGCCCGTGCCCTCGGCGCAGGTGAAGTCGGCGGTGCTGCTGGCCGGGCTGAATGCCCCGGGCGAGACGGTGGTGATCGAGCGCGAAGCCACCCGAGACCATTCGGAGCGGATGCTTGCAGGTTTCGGCGCCACGATCTCGACCGAGGACACCGGCGAGGGCCGGGTCATCACGCTGCAGGGCCGTCCGGAATTCGTGCCGCAGGACATCGTCGTGCCGCGCGATCCGTCCTCGGCCGCCTTCCCGGTCTGCGCGGCGCTGATCGCCGAAGGGTCGGACGTGCTGGTGCCCAACATCGGCCTGAACCCGACGCGCGCCGGGCTGTTCTTCACCCTGCAGGAGATGGGCGCGGACCTGACCTTCGAAAACATGCGCGAGGAAGGCGGCGAACCCGTTGCGGACCTGCGCGCGAAGTTCTCTCCGGACATGAAGGGGATCGAGGTCCCGGCCGAGCGCGCGGCCTCGATGATCGACGAATACCCTGTGCTGTCGGTCGTGGCGGCCTTTGCGCAGGGCAGGACCCACATGCCGGGGGTGAAGGAACTGCGGGTCAAGGAAAGCGACCGGATCGACGCCATGGCACGCGGGCTGCGCGCCGCGGGTGTGCAGGTTGACGAGGGCGACGACTGGTGGACGGTGCACGGGCGCGGCTTCGGCGATGTCGCGGGCGGCGTGACGGCAGAGACCTTCCTCGACCACCGCATCGCCATGTCCTTCCTGGTGATGGGTCTGGCGACCAACGCGCCGATGTCGGTCGACGACGGCCAGCCGATCGCCACCTCCTTCCCGATTTTCGAAGGGCTGATGGCCGGGCTCGGCGCGCGGATCGAGCGCACATGA
- a CDS encoding PhoH family protein, producing MNTGVLNEAILEFPDNRLLIDLCGEFDRNLTDIEARTGVQILRRGNQLAVHGPEDAIKGATEVLQALYQRLEAGREVGKGDIDREFRMEHEPEPDQQLEMFGGGKVEIKTRKKLVEPRTDAQKAYVRSLFENELAFGIGPAGTGKTYIAVAVGVNMLITGAVDKIILCRPAVEAGERLGFLPGTQEEKVDPYMQPLYDALNDFLPGKQLAKMREEKTVEIAPLAFMRGRTLSNAFVVLDEAQNATTMQMKMFLTRLGEGSRMVITGDRTQIDLPRGVPSGLQDAERLLKDVKGISFNYFTGKDVVRHPLVAAIIEAYEKDAEG from the coding sequence TTGAACACTGGCGTACTGAACGAAGCCATCCTCGAGTTTCCAGACAACCGGCTGCTGATCGACCTCTGCGGAGAGTTCGACCGCAACCTCACAGACATAGAGGCGCGCACGGGCGTGCAGATCCTCAGACGCGGCAACCAGCTTGCCGTGCACGGGCCGGAGGACGCTATCAAGGGCGCCACGGAGGTGCTGCAGGCGCTCTACCAGCGGCTGGAGGCCGGGCGCGAGGTCGGCAAGGGCGACATCGACCGGGAGTTCCGCATGGAACACGAACCGGAGCCCGACCAGCAGCTCGAGATGTTCGGCGGCGGCAAGGTCGAGATCAAGACCCGAAAGAAGCTGGTGGAACCGCGCACCGATGCGCAGAAGGCCTACGTCCGGTCGCTGTTCGAGAACGAGCTGGCCTTCGGCATCGGCCCCGCGGGCACCGGCAAGACCTACATCGCCGTGGCGGTGGGGGTGAACATGCTGATCACCGGCGCCGTCGACAAGATCATCCTCTGCCGTCCCGCGGTCGAGGCGGGCGAACGGCTCGGCTTCCTCCCCGGCACGCAGGAGGAGAAGGTCGATCCCTACATGCAGCCGCTCTACGACGCGCTGAACGACTTCCTGCCGGGCAAGCAGCTTGCCAAGATGCGCGAGGAAAAGACGGTCGAGATCGCGCCGCTGGCCTTCATGCGCGGGCGCACGCTGTCCAATGCCTTCGTGGTGCTGGACGAGGCGCAGAACGCCACGACCATGCAGATGAAGATGTTCCTCACCCGACTGGGCGAGGGGTCGCGCATGGTGATCACCGGCGACCGCACCCAGATCGACCTGCCGCGCGGCGTGCCCTCGGGCCTGCAGGACGCGGAGCGCCTGCTGAAGGACGTGAAGGGCATCTCCTTCAATTACTTCACCGGCAAGGACGTGGTGCGCCACCCGCTTGTCGCCGCCATCATCGAGGCCTACGAGAAGGACGCGGAGGGGTGA
- a CDS encoding OmpA family protein: MVTRISKALSALALTASLCLSVAAPAVAEDAGQTPIISTQTTRTIVGEQYIPGIWVDPDGCEHWVMDDGVEGYMDPHLDRKGIPVCRRSNTCGVMNTDQFFATDSYKISKHGQAQIANFFRSSTAVGYVIAGHTDSRASDSYNMKLSYNRALAVARIARAVGANITDVRGYGERMPVASNATAAGMAKNRRVEILCFQ, encoded by the coding sequence GTGGTGACACGCATCTCCAAGGCCCTCAGCGCGCTTGCGCTGACTGCATCCCTGTGCCTGTCGGTTGCTGCACCGGCGGTCGCGGAAGATGCTGGGCAAACACCTATCATTTCTACGCAAACCACGCGCACCATTGTGGGCGAGCAATACATTCCGGGCATCTGGGTCGACCCCGATGGCTGCGAGCACTGGGTCATGGACGACGGCGTGGAGGGCTACATGGACCCCCACCTCGACCGCAAGGGGATCCCGGTCTGCCGCCGGTCCAACACCTGCGGCGTGATGAACACCGACCAGTTCTTTGCCACCGACAGCTACAAGATCTCGAAGCACGGCCAGGCGCAGATCGCCAACTTCTTCCGGTCCTCGACCGCGGTGGGTTACGTGATCGCCGGGCATACCGACAGCCGGGCCTCGGACTCCTACAACATGAAGCTGTCGTACAACCGTGCGCTGGCCGTGGCCCGCATTGCACGGGCCGTGGGAGCGAACATCACCGACGTGCGCGGATATGGCGAACGCATGCCCGTGGCGTCCAACGCCACCGCTGCAGGCATGGCCAAGAACCGCCGCGTCGAAATTCTCTGCTTCCAGTAA